The following are encoded in a window of Psilocybe cubensis strain MGC-MH-2018 chromosome 4, whole genome shotgun sequence genomic DNA:
- a CDS encoding Nucleolar protein 9: MPRENRKRGKKHKKQNEDESKYNQESAPQLETREEPSWIVPAQDNFGEFNPEAPFGYVDADVKAYFRTVDIQIRDWQESQHDTGEGDGDLDPNEQRRLFFIAALSEMRGKEKQLATDPDCSVIIERMSYSMDDFVRRVFVDTLSGSYEILLKHRFASHVCQTLFTVAKDTISREMRGIMPTVPDSEEEGELRTLKQLILDICEELLPSFHTLIMDPFASHVVRSLLLLLSPNLSTSDESSQSAVRSKKSAAWKARQGQMKSVFSDGQGKGKETIRSAPAEFRQMARRFVETVREHLDDNETRAMAASKVACPGLQMLLEVEADQDLANQPGSLMDRVMVGVITACKNDSTADIEESDYLGTLLRDVNSSHLLETIVSRCPDDAFNALWKTYFKGKLARLAAHPVANFVLAKALERVSESQLTTIFEELDATWNKLIRTSRTGVLRALIDRVSLLGSSNQPISEIVYSAFNITTSEEKALLVPCVLTLLPLPDYHIAHAEKTKTEETSHQHHHKSRTVQDPLEPKIQGSVLMQSILRLPEGHNQFAIDGIRELSIDDRIKIAHNSSGSRVFDALLESPTVTPKMKRQFVIDFIGHYHKLVDDKLGSRVGDRCWSYSDTYLKEKIARSLVSQEQALAASFYGKFFARNLNLYLLQRRPDDWRNLQSERKKQEEQEKKITVGPTVMPPKTTQPDLAEEAVTPAKPFESRKRKSRPENEIDALFNEKLGKRVKKGALGDAIALAPSPEKLKKDVKDEKNLGEDKELQQVLGAIRPLLQRDSLRTFRHSEHATRIILQGQRRSYVQAGERNSIGAFTPTAAALFILTGVGLAYYFRQEKVRLEEEREKERGLKSYGRPSVGGPFNLVREDGKPFTENDLKGKWSLVYFGFTNCPDICPAELDKVTAVLNNIQKEYGDIFLPIFISVDPARDTPAQISQYLKDFHPSFIGLVGDYANIKAVCKSYRVYFSTPPDADPKGDYLVDHSIFVYLMDPNGQFVEAFGQNVGAEHIQSKIGEAIEEWQKETGKSV; the protein is encoded by the exons ATGCCCCGTGAAAATCGAAAACGCGGCAAAAAACACAAGAAACAGAATGAAGATGAATCAAAATACAACCAGGAATCTGCACCTCAATTAGAAACGCGCGAAGAACCGTCGTGGATCGTACCTGCTCAGGACAATTTCGGTGAATTCAATCCTGAAGCGCCATTCGGATACGTCGATGCAGATGTCAAAGCGTATTTCAGGACGGTGGATATACAAATACGTGATTGGCAAGAATCCCAGCATGATACAGGAGAGGGTGACGGTGATTTGGATCCCAATGAAC AACGGAGATTATTCTTTATCGCTGCTCTATCAGAAATGCGTGGCAAGGAGAAGCAGCTGGCTACAGACCCGGATTGCTCTGTCATCATAGAGAGAATGTCATATTCTATGGATGATTTTGTTCGAAGAGTTTTTGTCGATACTTTGTCCGGTTC GTATGAAATACTTCTGAAGCACAGATTTGCTTCGCATGTTTGCCAGACGCTTTTCACGGTGGCTAAGGATACCATTTCGAGAGAG ATGCGAGGAATCATGCCTACAGTGCCAGActctgaagaagaaggcgaaCTTCGTACTTTAAAGCAGTTGATTTTGGATATTTGCGAG GAACTACTTCCATCTTTCCACACCCTCATTATGGATCCCTTTGCCTCTCATGTTGTCCGCAGCTtacttctccttctctctcctAATCTATCCACATCTGATGAAAGTTCGCAATCCGCTGTTCGATCGAAGAAAAGCGCAGCATGGAAAGCAAGGCAAGGTCAGATGAAGTCTGTCTTTTCCGATGGgcaaggaaagggaaaggagaCGATACGGAGCGCTCCCGCCGAATTTCGGCAAATGGCACGTCGTTTCGTGGAGACTGTCAGAGAACATCTCGATGATAATGAAACGCGCGCCATGGCTGCCAGCAAAGTCGCGTGCCCTGGGTTACAG ATGCTCCTGGAAGTGGAAGCTGATCAAGACCTGGCCAATCAACCTGGTTCTCTGATGGATAGGGTGATGGTGGGCGTTATCACAGCGTGCA AAAATGATTCCACGGCCGACATCGAAGAGTCGGATTATCTGGGAACTCTTCTCCGCGATGTCAACTCATCTCATCTGCTTGAAACGATTGTTTCGCGCTGTCCAGATGATGCTTTCAATGCGCTGTGGAAGACTTATTTTAAGGGCAAACTCGCACGATTGGCTGCTCATCCTGTGGCTAATTTTGTACTGGCTAAAGCGCTGGAAAGAGTCTCTGAGAGCCAACTGACGACGATATTTGAGGAGCTTGATGCGACCTGGAATAAGCTTATCA GAACATCAAGAACTGGTGTTTTGCGCGCACTCATCGACAGAGTTTCGCTCCTTGGATCATCAAATCAACCGATATCCGAA ATTGTTTATTCAGCATTTAATATCACAACTTCAGAAGAGAAAGCCCTCCTTGTTCCATGCGTTCTGACACTCTTACCCCTACCC GACTACCATATTGCACATGCCGAGAAAACCAAAACCGAAGAGACCTCTCACCAACATCACCACAAATCCCGCACTGTCCAAGACCCACTGGAACCCAAAATCCAAGGTAGCGTCTTGATGCAATCGATACTTCGACTGCCTGAAGGCCACAATCAATTTGCTATCGATGG AATACGCGAATTATCGATCGACGACCGCATAAAAATCGCACATAATTCTTCTGGTTCCCGGGTTTTTGATGCACTCCTTGAGTCGCCGACTGTTACCCCTAAAATGAAGAGACAGTTTGTCATAGACTTCATCGGCCACTACCATAAATTAGTGGATGATAAACTAGGCAGTCGCGTAGGCGATCGCTGTTGGTCGTACTCTGACACCTATCTCAAG GAAAAAATCGCCAGATCACTAGTGTCCCAAGAGCAGGCGCTTGCTGCATCGTTCTATGGCAAATTCTTTGCCAGAAACTTGAACCTCTACTTGCTTCAGCGCCGTCCGGACGACTGGCGAAACCTCCAATCTGAGCGGAAGAAACAGGAggaacaagaaaagaaaatcacCGTTGGTCCCACTGTGATGCCACCTAAAACAACACAGCCAGACCTTGCGGAGGAAGCCGTAACCCCAGCCAAACCTTTTGAAAGCCGGAAACGCAAATCACGTCCTGAAAACGAAATTGACGCTCTTTTCAACGAGAAGTTGGGCAAGAGAGTCAAGAAGGGTGCTTTGGGTGATGCGATTGCCCTGGCTCCATCTCCTGAAAAGTTGAAGAAGGATGtaaaagatgaaaagaatcTAGGCGAAGACAAGGAGCTTCAGCAGGTTCTGGGTGCCATCCG GCCTTTGCTTCAGCGAGACAGTCTACGGACATTCCGTCATAGTGAACATGCGACGCGCATCATCCTTCAGGGCCAACGAAGAAGTTATGTCCAGGCGGGCGAACGTAATTCTATTGGG GCATTCACTCCGACGGCTGCCGCACTCTTCATCTTGACTGGTGTTGGACTGGCCTATTATTTCCGGCAGGAAAAGGTACGGCTTGAAGAAGAACGAG AAAAGGAACGAGGATTGAAGTCCTATGGCAGACCAAGTGTCGGAGGGCCCTTTAATCTGGTTAGAGAGGACGGGAAACCGTTCACGGAAAACGATTTAAAAGGGAAATGGTCGTTGGTGTATTTTGGCTTCACGAACTGCCCAGACATCTGCCCCGCAGAGCTAGATAAAGTTACCGCAGTTCTTAACAACATTC AAAAAGAATACGGTGACATCTTCCTTCCCATCTTCATCTCTGTGGACCCTGCTCGCGATACCCCGGCACAAATTTCACAATACCTGAAAGATTTTC